From the genome of Bacteroides sp. MSB163, one region includes:
- a CDS encoding N-acetylmuramoyl-L-alanine amidase, whose amino-acid sequence MRTVHLIVIHCSATKENETLTEIELEKSHRQRGLNGIGYHYYIRRDGNIKSTRSIRKPGAHAQGHNLDSIAICYEGGLNRHGLPKDTRTQWQKHSMIILLKTLLIDYPNCHICGHRDLPQIMDNHSLIEPESWLEECPCFDAATEYHCLRYSNG is encoded by the coding sequence ATGAGAACTGTTCATCTGATAGTTATTCATTGCTCCGCAACAAAGGAGAATGAAACATTAACGGAAATTGAATTGGAAAAGTCGCACCGCCAGCGTGGACTAAATGGTATCGGTTATCATTATTACATTCGGAGAGACGGAAATATTAAGAGCACACGTTCTATTCGAAAACCCGGAGCTCATGCCCAAGGGCATAATCTTGACAGCATCGCTATATGTTACGAAGGTGGTCTTAACCGGCACGGACTTCCCAAAGATACACGCACTCAATGGCAAAAGCACTCCATGATTATTTTACTCAAAACGCTCCTTATTGATTATCCGAACTGTCATATTTGCGGGCATCGTGATTTACCTCAAATTATGGATAACCATTCATTAATAGAACCGGAATCATGGCTGGAAGAATGTCCTTGCTTCGATGCAGCGACTGAATATCATTGCTTACGCTATAGCAATGGCTAG